The genomic window ACTCGTCCTTCGGCGTACCGCTGAACCAGATCGCCTCGATCGCCAGCCCGCGCTCCGATGTGACCATCACCCGGGACAAGAAGACCGGGGTGCCGCACATCAAGGGCACCACCCGGCAGGGCACGGAATTCGGCGCGGGTTACGCGGCGGCGCAGGACCGGCTCTGGCTCATGGACCTCTTCCGGCACGTCGGACGCGGCGAACTCTCGTCGTTCGCGGGCGGCGCCGCCGCCAACCGCGGCCTCGAGCAGGAGTTCTGGAAGCAGGCCCCCTACACCGAGGCCGACCTCCAGTCCCAGGTCGACCAGTTGGCCGACTCCGGCGGCGCCCGCGGCCAGCAGGCACTCGCCGACGCGCAGGCGTACGTCGACGGCATCAACTCCTACATCACCGCGTCGAAGAACGGGCGGTACTTCCCCGGCGAATACGTGCTGACCGGGCATGTCGACGCCATCACCAACGCCGGCGCCATAGAGCCCTTCAAGCTCACCGACCTGATCGCGCTCGCCTCGGTGGTCGGCGCGCTCTTCGGTACCGGCGGCGGCGGCGAGGTGCAGTCGGCGCTGTCCCTGCTGGCCGCGCAGCAGCAGTACGGCGTCGCCGAGGGCACCAAGGTCTGGGAGTCCTTCCGCGAACGGGACGACCCGGAGGCCACCGCCACCGTCCACGACGGCACCGGCTTCCCCTACGCGGGCGAGCCGGCCACCGCCAAGGGCCAGGCGCTGCCCGACGCCGGCTCGGTCGTCGCCGAGCCGCTGGTCTACGACGCCACCGGCGGCGCCACCCAGGCGACGACCAGCAGCCCCGGGGTGCTGCCCGGCAACCTCTTCTCCACCAAGAAGGGCATGTCCAACGCCCTGGTCGTCAGCGGCGCCCACACCGCCAGCGGCCACCCGGTCGCCGTCTTCGGTCCGCAGACCGGCTACTTCGCGCCACAGCTGCTCATGCTCCAGGAACTGCAGGGCCCGGGCATCAGCGCCCGTGGCGCCTCCTTCGCGGGCCTGGGCATGTACATCGAGCTGGGCCGCGGCCAGGACTACGCCTGGAGCGCCACCTCCGCGTCCCAGGACGTCACCGACACCTACGCCGTCGAGCTGTGCCAGGACGCCACGCACTACATCTTCCACGGCAGTTGCGTCGCCATGGAGAAGCTGGAGCGCACCAACTCCTGGAAGCCCACCCTCGCCGACACCACCGCCGCGGGCTCCTACCGCATGCAGGTCTGGCGCACCGCCTACGGCCCGGTCGAATACCGCGCCACCGTCGGCGGCAAAGCCGTCGCCTACACCCAGCTGCGCAGCTCCTACCGCCACGAGGCCGACTCGATCCTCGGCTTCCAGGAACTCAACGACCCCGGCTTCGTCCACGACGCGGCGTCCTTCCAGAAGGCCGCGCGGGACATCAACTACACCTTCAACTGGTTCTACGCCGACTCGCGGCAGACCGCGTACTACAACAGCGGCACCAACCCGGTGCGGGCGGACGGCGTCGACGCGTCCTTCCCGGTCTGGGCCCAGGCCGCGTACGACTGGCGCGGCTGGGACCCGGTGGCCAACACCGCGACCTACACGCCGCCTGCGCAGCACCCGCAGTCCGTCGACCAGGACTACTACGTCTCCTGGAACAACAAGCAGGCCCCCGGCTACACCTCGGCGGGCTTCGGCAACGGCGCCGTACACCGCGCCGACCTCCTCGACGACCGCGTCAAGGCCCTGGTCAGGACCGGCGGTGTCACCCGCTCGGCGCTGGTCAAGGCCATGGACGACGCCGCGCTGACCGACCTGCGCGGCGAGGACGTGCTGCCGGAACTGCTCCAGGTCATCAACCGCGCGCCGGTCACCGACCCGCAGGAGGCCGCCGCCGTGCAGCAGCTGACCGCCTGGAGCGCGGCGGGCACCAAACGCCACGAGACCTCGCCCGGCTCCCACACCTACGCCGACGCCGACGCGATCCGCGTCATGGACGCGTGGTGGCCGCTGCTCGTCCAGGGCGAATTCCAGCCGGGCCTGGGCGGCGGCCTCTACACGGCGCTCACCGCCGACCTCACCGTCGACGAGTCGCCGTCCGCCGGGCACGGGCCCACCGGGTCGCACGCCGGAAGCGCCTTCCAGTACGGCTGGTGGAGCTATGTCGACAAGGACATCCGGCAGGTGCTGGGCGTGCCGGTGGCGGGGCCACTGGCGCGCACGTACTGCGGCGGCGGGCAGCCGGCCGCCTGCCGTGACGTGCTGCTGACCACGCTCAAGCAGGCCGCCGCCGTCCCGGCGACGACGGTCTATCCCGGCGACGACGGGTGCGGCGCCGGCGATCAGTGGTGCGCCGACTCCATCGTCCAGCGCCCGCTGGGCGGTATCACCGACGACCGCATCAGCTGGCAGAACCGCCCGACGTACCAGCAAGTCGTCGAATTCCCCGCGCACCGCTAGCCGCGGGGGCTTCTGCGAGACGGGAGCAGGCGCCGCTCCGGCTGCGCCTGCCCCCGGCTGTCCTTGCCACGTGCGGTGGCGCCGCTTCTTTCCCGCCGTGGGGGCTGGTCGCGCGGTGGTTTCTAGTGGTGGTTGCCACGTGCGGTGGCGTGTCGCACTTGCGGTGCGCGGTGGCTTGTCGCGCAGTTCCCCGCGCCCCTGAAAACGCTCACCCTCTCCCGAGAGGGCACCCCTCAGGGTGCGAGGAACGGCGCGCGTAACCACGACGGCGGGAAGGCCGCGATCGCCACCGCAAGTGGCACCCCCCTCAGGCGGCCCACCGCACCCCCGGATGGCATGTTCAGAGCAGCGCCGCCGCCCGCAGCGTCAGCGCGGCCAGTTCCGGGTGGCAGATGTCGTTGTGCGCGCCGGAGGGAGGGCCGCCCGAGCGGACCACCGCGGAGGCGTCGACGCTGGTGCAACGTCCGGAGGCAAAGGGGGTGTTCAGGGCCGTGGCCAGGGGGACGGAGGGGGCGTCGGGGAGGCCGCGGAAGCCGTCGTGGCCGAGTGCCCCCCAGCGGTCGTCACCCAGCAGGGACCGGTCGTCGCCGGACAGGCGGGAGGCGAGGGGGTAGAAGACGCCGAGTGCCTGGTCGTGAGTGGAGTGGCAGGCCACGACGGGGCCGTCGACGCGGGACTGCAGGCCGTGCAGCGCGCCGTCGGGGGAGTAGGCCGAGTGCGAGAAGGCACCCTGCAGGAGGGTCACCGAAGCGACGTTGCGGGCCTCGGGCGGCAGCCCGGCGAGGGCGAAGGAGACCAGCCGGGCGCCGAAACTGTGCCCGACGAGATGCACCCGGGTGCCGGGTGCCCGCGCGGCCAGCAGCCCGATCAGCGGCCCGAGTCCCGCTCGTCCCACCGTGCCGGCCCGCCCCTTCATCGCGAAGTACGTGGCCTGCCGCAACAGCTCCCGCGCCCCCGACCACACCTTCCCGCCGATCGCGTCCAGCCCGCCGAACAGCTCCTCGGCGCCGTGCACTTCGGCGACGGCGTCGCCCAGCGCCGCGCAAACGGTCCCGGGATCGTCGGTGAGCAGCGCGGGCAGTGCCGCCGCCTCCGTGCCGCCGGCGTCCTGGGCGAGCGCGGCCGCCCGCGGCAGTGAGCAGCCGGTCAGCGTACGGACCCGCGCGGCGAACTCGTCCAGCGCCGCCGGGTCCGCCGGTCGCCTCGCGAGCAGTTCCGCGATCCGGTCGACGGTCGCGTCATGCCCGGGCAGCACCCGTTTGAGCGTGGCGAGGTCCGCGCCGGGGCCGGCGGCGGTGTGCGGGAAGTCGGGGATGGGCTCGTCGGTGAACCGCATGGACGGCCAGTGCACTCCGGCGTAACCGAGGCGCAGGCCGGGCGCGTCGGACAGCAGCGCGGGGAAGAGCCCGTAGAAGCGGTCGTAGAGCGCCGACGCCGTGGACAGGTCGTTGTTCCAGCCGTGCGAGAAGAGGACGAGGTCGGTGCGCTCCCCGGCGTGCGCCAGCAACGCGTCGCGCTGCCCGGCGTCGGCGTCGCCGTCCGCGTCGAAGGTCAGGTCCCAGTAAGGCTGCACGCTTGCCACGGCCATGGCTCCCCTCGCCCCGGCGAGCTGCCGGAAGCCCGTTCCGGCGGCGGCCGAAAGGCCCGTGATTGTCCGCTCTGCGCGCATCATCCCGGCCGTCCCGGCCGGCGTCCATCCCCCCTGGGGGTGAATACGGGTCGGCTGCGCCGCCGCGCGCACCCGGCCCTTCCGGATTGGGTGACCGACTGCTTAGTATGCGAGCACGGGGCAGCCCGGAGTCGAGTCGAAGGAGACACGGTTGTGGTGGTGGAAGCACTGCGCGACGCCCGAGTGGTCGTCACCGGGGCAGGCGGCGGCATCGGAGCCGCGCTCGCCCGCGCCTTCACGGCCGAGGGCGCCCGGGTGGCCGTCAACGACCTCGACGCCGACGCCGCACACAAGGTCGCCGACGAGATCGGCGCCGCGGTCGTCCCGGGCGACGCGTCCGGCATCGTGCCCGCGGCCAGAACCGCGCTCGGCGGCCGGATCGACGTCTTCTGCGCCAACGCGGGCGTCGGCACCGGCGGCGGCCCCGAGGCCGACGACGCGGCCTGGGAACTGGCCTGGGACGTCAACGTCATGAGCCATGTCCGCGCCGCCCGCGCCCTGCTGCCGGAGTGGCTGGAGCGCGGACAGGGCCGCTTCGTGTCCACCGTGTCCGCCGCCGGGCTGCTGACGATGATCGGCGCGGCGCCGTACTCCGTCACCAAGCACGGCGCGCTGGCCTTCGCAGAATGGCTCTCGCTCACCTACCGCCACCGCGGGATCGCCGTGCACGCCGTCTGCCCGCAGGGCGTGCGCACCGCGATGCTCGACTCCACCGGGCCCGCGGGCGCCCTGGTGCTCACGCCGAGCGCCATCGAGCCCGAGGACGTGGCACGGGCGGTGCTCGCCGGTATCGCCGAGGAGCGCTTCCTGATCCTGCCGCACCCCGAGGTCGCCGGGTACTACGCGACCCGCGCCGCGGAGCCGGAACGCTGGCTCGGCGGGATGAACAAGCTCCAGCGGGGCTACGAGGACCTGCGGGCGAAGGAAGGCGAGGACAAGTGAGCGGATACGCCGACCAGCCGTGGCTGCAGTTCTTCACCGAGGAGCAGCGCGCGGACACCGACTACCCGCCCTCGGTGCTGCACGGCTTCCTGGCCGCCGCGCGGAGCGGCCCCGACCGCCGGGCGCTGGCGTACTTCGACGGCGGGCTGACCTACGGCGAACTCGACGCGCTCTCCGACGGCCTGGCCCGCCACCTCGCCGCCCGCGGCTTCGCGCCCGGCGACCGGCTCGCCGTCATGCTGCAGAACGTGCCGCAGTTCGCGGTCGCGCTGCTCGCGGCCTGGAAGGCGGGCGGCGCCGTCATCCCGGTCAACCCGATGTACAAGCAGCGCGAACTCGCGCACATCCTCACTGACGCCGGTGCGGCCGCCCTGGTCTGCTCCGAGCGCGCCTGGCAGGAGTACGTACGGGACACCGCCGCGTCGTCCCCGGTGCGTATAGCGCTCACCGCGTGCGAACTCGACCTGCAGACCCGCGACGACCCACGGGTGCTGACCGCGGGCCGGCTGCCCGCCGATGACGCCGAGGACCTGCTCGCCGCCGCCCGCGCCGCGGCCGGACCGCGCCCCGACGTCCCGCTGCCCGCGGTCGGCGACACCGCCCTGGTCAGCTACACCTCGGGCACCAGCGGACGCCCCAAGGGCGCGCTGAACACCCATGGCAACATCTCCTTCAACGCCCACCGCCAGATCCGCGTCCAGGAACTGCCCGCCGACGCCGTGGTCTTCGCGCTGGCCCCGCTCTTCCACATCACCGGCATGGTCTGCCAGCTCTCCGCCGGCCTGGCCGCCGGCCACACCGTCGCGCTGGCCTACCGCTTCGAGCCCGGGGTGGTCCTCGACGCCTTCCGCGAGCACCGCCCGGCCTACACCGTCGGACCCGCCACCGCCTTCATGGCGCTGCTCGCCAGGCCGGACGCCACCGCGGACGACTTCGCGTCCTTCCAGCTGATCTCCTCCGGCGGCGCGCCGCTGCCGCCCGCCGTGGTGGAGTCCTTCCGCGTGCGCTCCGGCGGCCGCTACCTCGCCAACGGCTACGGCCTCACCGAGTGCACCGCCCCCTGCGCCAGCGTCCCGCCGGGCTACGAGGCGCCGGTCGACCCGGTGTCCGGCACCCTGGCGGTCGGCGTGCCCGGCCCGGGCACCATGGTGCGCATCCTCGACGACACCGGCGCGGAACTGCCGTTCGGCGAGGCCGGCGAGATCGCGGTCAGCGGTCCGATGGTCGTACCCGGCTACTGGAACCAGCCGGCCGAGTCGCAGGCCGCCATCCCCGGCGGTGAACTGCACACCGGCGACATCGGCTTCATGGACACCGACGGCTGGCTCTACGTCGTCGACCGCAAGAAGGACATGATCAGCGCGTCCGGCTTCAAGGTGTGGCCGCGCGAGGTCGAGGACGTGCTCTACACCCACCCGGAGGTCCGCGAGGCCGCGGTCGTCGGCGTCCCCGACGCCTACCGCGGCGAGAGCGTCAAGGCGTACGTCAGCCTGCGTCCGGGTGCCACGGCGGATCCCGCGGAGCTGGTCGCCTACTGCAAGGAGCGGCTGGCGGCGTACAAATACCCGCGCGAGATCGAGGTGCTCGGCGAGCTGCCGAAGACCGCGACCGGCAAGATCCTCCGCCGCGAGCTCAAGGCGACCGCCGGATAGGGTCCATACCGGCCGGGATGCCGGCGGGCGGCACGAGAGAGGGGCAGGTCATGGCACGCAGCACGACGAGCGACGACGGCGGTACGGGGACGGCCGCGGGCACCGGCTCCGGTGCGGCCGTGCCCGAGCGGCTGCTCGCCGAGGCCACCCGGCTGTTCGCCGAACGCGGCTACGACCGCACCTCCGTCCAGGAGATCGTCGAGGCGGCGGGCGTGACCAAGGGCGCCCTCTACCACTACTTCGGCTCCAAGGACGACCTGCTGCACGAGATCTACGCCCGGGTGCTGCGGCTGCAGACCGAGCGGCTGGACACCATCGCGGCCCGGGACACCGAGGTGCCGGAACGGCTCGCGGAGGCCGCGGCCGACGTGGTGGTCACCAGCATCCAGAACCTGGACGACACGAAGATCTTCTTCCGCTCGATGCACCAGCTCAGCCCCGAGAAGCAGAAGGTCGTACGGGCCGAACGCCGCCGCTACCACGAGCGGTTCCGCTCGCTGGTCGAGGAGGGCCAGCGGGACGGCCACTTCCGCCCGGGCCTGCGGCCCGACCTGGTGGTCGACTTCTTCTTCGGCTCGGTGCACCACCTCGGCACCTGGTACCACGCGGACGGCCCGCTGTCCGCCGAGCAGGTCGCCACCGAGTTCTCCGACCTGCTGCTGCACTCGGTGCGGCAGCCCTGACCCACCGGGAGCCCCAGCGTGAAGGCATGGCGCGTCCACCACAACGGCGAGCCGCTCGAGGCGATGCGCCTCGACGAGGTCCCCACCCCGGAGCCCGGCCCCGGCGAGGTGCTGCTGCGGGTCCGCGCGGCGGGCGTCAACTTCCCCGACGCGATGCTGTGCCGCGGTGAGTACCAGATCCGGCCGCCGCTGCCCTTCACGCCGGGCGTCGAGATGTGCGGCGAGATCGCCGCGCTCGGCTCCGGCGTGACCGGCCTCGCCGTCGGCGCCCGGGTCATCAGCCCCGCCGCGCTGCCCGGCGGTGCCTTCGCCGAATACGCCGTCGTGCCCGCCGCGGGCGTGCTGCCCGCGCCCGAGGCCCTGGACGACGCGGAGGCGGCGGTGCTGCACATCGGCTACCAGACCGGCTGGTTCGGCCTGCACCGCAGGGCCGCGCTGCAGCCCGGCGAGACGCTGCTCGTCCACGCCGCGGCCGGCGGGGTGGGCAGCGCGGCCGTCCAGCTGGGCAAGGCCGCGGGCGCCACCGTGATCGGCGTCGTCGGCGGCCCCGAGAAGGCCGAGGCAGCGCGCGGGCTGGGCGCCGACCTCGTGGTCGACCGGCACGCGGAGGACTTCGTGGCCGTGGTGAAGGAGGCGACGGGCGGGCGCGGCGCCGACGTCGTCTACGACCCGGTCGGCGGTGACGCCTACACCCGGTCCACCAAGTGCATCGCCTTCGAGGGCCGGATCGTGGTCGTCGGCTTCGCCGGCGGTACGGTGCCGGCCCCGGGCCTGAACCACGCGCTGGTCAAGAACTACGCGATTCTCGGGCTGCACTGGGGGCTCTACGCGGCGCGCGAGCCGGCCGCCGTGCGGCGCGCCCACGACGAGCTCACCCGGCTCGCCGCGGCCGGCGCGGTGCGCCCCCTGGTCTCCGCCCGCCTCCCCCTCACCGCCGCCGCCGACGCGGTGACCCGCGTCTCCGCCGGCCTCACGACCGGCCGCCTGGCCCTCCACCCCTGAACATCGGCTCCGCCGGTGGTGCGCCCGAACTCCCCGGTCAGTCCCCCGTGCGGTCTCCTGCTTCCTCCCGCCCGGTGGGGGCGGGCCGCGCAGTTCCCCGCGCCCCTGGGTGGTTGCCACTTGCGGTGTCGGATCGCCTTCACCATCGCGATGGCTGATCGCGCAGTTCCCCGCGCCCCTGAAAAACGCTCACCCTCTCCCCAGAGGGCACCCCTGAGGGGCGCGGGGAACTGCACGCGCAACCACGACGGCGTGAAAGGCGATCGCCACCGCAAGTGGCACCCCTGAGGGGCGCGAGGAACTGGGCGCTCAGCCACGGTGGGGAGAAAGGCGGCAGGCCACCGCAAGTGGCACTCACCCGCCGCCGGGGAGAAGCAGCCCCCGCCGGGGGAGGCAGGCCTCAGCGGGGGAAGGGCGGAGCCCTAGCTAGGCGTATCGGGCGAGCTCGCGGCGAGCGAGTGAGCGGCGGTGCACCTCGTCGGGCCCGTCCGCGAGCCGCAGGCTCCTCGCCCCGGCCCACAGCCGCGCCAGCGGGAAGTCCTGGGAGACGCCGCCGGCGCCGTGCGCCTGGATCGCCCGGTCGATGATCCGCTGCACGCCCGCCGGCGTGGCGATCTTGATGGCCTGGATCTCCGTATGGGCACCTTGGTTGCCCACCGTGTCCATCAGCCACGCGGTCTTCAGCACCAGCAGCCGCAGCTGCTCGATCTCGACCCGTGACTCGGCGATCCACTCCTGGACCACGCCCTGCGCGGCGAGCGGCTTGCCGAAGGCGATCCGGGAGGCGGCCCGGCGGCACATGAGTTCCAGCGCCCGCTCGGCCATGCCGATCAGCCGCATGCAGTGGTGGATGCGGCCGGGCCCGAGGCGGGCCTGGGCGATGGCGAAGCCGCCGCCCTCCACGCCGATCAGGTTCTCCGCCGGCACCCGGACGTCGCGGAAGACGACTTCCGCGTGCCCGCCGTGGTCGGCGTCGTCGTAGCCGAAGAGCCGCATGCCCCGGCGGATGTCCACGCCCGGGGTGTCGCGCGGCACCAGGATCTGGCTCTGCTGCCGGTGCCGTTCGGCGGCCGGGTCGGTCTTGCCCATGACGATGAACACCGCGCACGCGGGGTTCATCGCCCCGGAGATGTACCACTTGCGGCCGTTGATGACGTAGGAGTCGCCGTCGCGCTCGATCCGGGTCTCGATGTTGGTCGCGTCGGAGGAGGCGACGTCGGGCTCGGTCATGGCGAACGCGGAGCGGATCTCGCCGGCCAGCAGCGGCTCCAGCCACTCCTTGCGCTGGGCGGGGGTGCCGAATTCGGCCAGCACCTCCATGTTCCCGGTGTCGGGGGCGGCGCAGTTGAGTGCGGTGGGGGCCAGGAAGGGGCTGCGGCCGGTGAGTTCGGCGAGCGGGGCGTACTGCAGGTTGGTCAGCCCGGCGCCGTGCTCGCCGGGCAGGAAGAGGTTCCACAGGCCCTGCCGCCGCGCCTCGGCCTTGAGTTCGGCGACGACGGGCGGTACGGACCAGTGGGCGTCGGGACCCGCCTGCTCGTACTGCTCGGCGAAGACGGCCTCGGCGGGGTGGACGTGCTCGTCGAGGAAGGCGGTCAGCCGGGACCGCAGCTCCTCCGTACGGGTGTCGAAGGCGAAGTCCATCGTGCTCAGTCCTCCTGCTGCGATGCTGCCCGGTCCCGGGCGTGGTCCTGGAGTTTGCGCAGTCCGCGTTCGATGAAGAGCGGGACGACGGTGCCGATCCGGTCGAATCCGGCGCCGAGGGTCTGGCCGAGGGTCCAGCGGTAGTGGATGCCTTCGAGGATCACGGAGATCTTGAAGTACGCGAAGGCGGTGTACCAGTCGATGGCGGAGACGTCGCGGCCGGACCGCCGGGCGTAGCGCTCGACGAGCTCGTCGGCGCGGGGGTGGCCGGGGGCGCCGCCGGCGGTGGGCACCGGGAAGCCGGGGATGTCGTGCTGCTCGCCGTACATGACCAGCAGGCCGATGTCGGTGAGCGGGTCGCCGAGGGTGGACATCTCCCAGTCCAGCACGGCGGTGAGCCGGTCGGCGTCGTCGAAGAGCACGTTGTCGAGCCGGTAGTCGCCGTGCACGACGGCGGGTGCGGGGGAGGCCGGCAGGGCCAGGCCCAGGGCGGCGTGCAGCTCGTCGATGCCGGGCAGGTCGCGGCTGCGGGAGGCGTCGAGCTGCTTGCCCCAGCGGCGCAGCTGCCGGTCGAGGAAGCCGTCCGGCCGCCCGAAGTCGGCGAGCCCGACGTCGGCCGGGTCCACGGCGTGCAGGTCCACCAGGGTGTCGACGAGGGTCAGCGCGACCGCCCTGGTGCGTACCGGTCCGAGCGCGGTCAGCTGGTCCTCGCCGCGGTAGGGGGTGCCCTCGACGAAGTCCATCACGTAGAAGGGGGCGCCGATGACCTCGGGGTCCTCGCAGAGCAGCACGGTGCCGGGCACCGGGACGGGGGTGGGGGCCAGCGCGCTGATCACCCGGTGCTCGCGGCCCATGTCGTGGGCGGTGGCCAGCACGTGCCCGAGCGGCGGGCGGCGCACCACCCAGGTGGAACTGCCGTCGCTGACCCGGTAGGTGAGGTTGGAGCGCCCGCCCTGGACCAGCGTGGCCTGCAGCTCGCCGGCCACCAGGCCGGGGCGCCGCTGGTCCAGATGACGGCGCAGCCTGTCGAGGTCCAGGCCCCGTGGGCTGTCGGTTTCACTCATACGCGAATCGTACCGACTGGTCGGTATGTCGTCTAGTTCCCGGGCTGGAGCCGCCGCGCGCGTTGACGCATCCCGGGTGCCGCGCCTAGGCTCCGGACTTATGGGTGAACGTGATTCATATATGCAGACAGCAGCTCCGGCGGGTCCGTCCGACGCGTTCACGGTCGCCGAGGTGCGGCTGACTCCCATCCTCATCGCCGACCCGCCGCTGCTCAACACCCAGGGCGTCCACCAGCCCTACACCCCCAGGCTCATCATCGAGGTCGTCACCACCGACGGTACGTCCGGGGTGGGTGAGACGTACGGCGACACCCGTTATCTGGACCTCGCGACCCCGCTGGCGGGCGCACTGCCCGGGCACCGGATCACCGATCTGAACGGGCTGTTCACCCTGGCAGAACGGGTCTGCGGCGACCCCGCCGACGTGTCGGACTCCGTGGACGTCGGCGGGCTGCGCGGCGTGCAGACCGCCGACAAGCTGCGGCTGTCGGTGATCTCCGGCTTCGAGGTGGCCTGCCTCGACGCGCTCGGCAAGAAGCTGGGCCTGCCGGTGCACGCGCTGCTCGGCGGCAAGGTCCGCGACGGCGTGGACTACAGCGCCTACCTCTTCTACCGGCTCGCCGAACACCCGCAGGGCCAGGGCGAGCGCGACGACTGGGGGGCCGCGCTCGACCCGGCGGGCGTGGTGGCGCAGGCCCGGCGGTTCGCCGACACCTACGGCTTCGGCTCGTTCAAGCTCAAGGGCGGCGTCTTCCCGCCCGAGCAGGAGATCGCCGCCGTCCGCGCGCTGGCCGAGGCCTTCCCCGGCAGGCCGCTGCGGCTCGACCCCAACGGCGCCTGGTCGGTGGAGACCTCGCTGCGGGTGGCCGGTGAACTGGGCGGAGTCCTGGAGTATCTGGAGGACCCGGCCAGCGGCACCGGCCGGATGGCCGAGGTCTCGGACGGCACCGGCGTCCCGCTGGCCACCAACATGTGCGTGACGACCTTCCAGGAGATCAAGGAGGCCTTCGCCCGCGACGCCGTCCAGGTGGTGCTCTCCGACCACCACTACTGGGGCGGCCTGCGCAACACCCAGCAGCTCGCGGCGATCTGCCGGACCTTCGGCGTCGGCCTGTCCATGCACTCCAACACCCACCTGGGCATCAGCCTGGCCGCGATGACCCACGTCGCGGCCACCGTGCCCAACCTGGACTACGCCTGCGACTCGCACTACCCCTGGCAGACCGAGGACGTGATCACCGAGCGCCACGTCTTCACCGGCGGTGCCCTGACGGTGAGCGACCTGCCCGGGCTGGGAGTGGAGCTGGACCGCGACGCGCTGAAGGCCCTGCACCAGCGCTGGCTGGACGACGACGGCACGATGCGCGACCGCGACGACGCCGCCGCGATGCGCAAGGCCGACCCCGGCTGGCGTACACCGGCCGTACCGCGCTGGTGACGGGGGAGCGGTGGGGGGCGGCGGGCCGCGCCGGCCCGCCGCCCCCCACCGGTTGCTTCGGGTGCCGGCGGGTCAGATCACCAGCGACAGCAGCATCACGAAGCCGAGCGCCACCACGGAGATGACGGTCTCCATCACCGACCACGTCT from Streptomyces sp. NBC_01198 includes these protein-coding regions:
- a CDS encoding SDR family oxidoreductase translates to MEALRDARVVVTGAGGGIGAALARAFTAEGARVAVNDLDADAAHKVADEIGAAVVPGDASGIVPAARTALGGRIDVFCANAGVGTGGGPEADDAAWELAWDVNVMSHVRAARALLPEWLERGQGRFVSTVSAAGLLTMIGAAPYSVTKHGALAFAEWLSLTYRHRGIAVHAVCPQGVRTAMLDSTGPAGALVLTPSAIEPEDVARAVLAGIAEERFLILPHPEVAGYYATRAAEPERWLGGMNKLQRGYEDLRAKEGEDK
- a CDS encoding penicillin acylase family protein translates to MPLRTPRRIGRIRTLRTATAGALLALAATLVAPVPLAAHAADSGDYCAGQCADILPPGENGNATFADILANKALGTRPAHTADQLGPYANLANGYPTLTDATITSFFNDSSFGVPLNQIASIASPRSDVTITRDKKTGVPHIKGTTRQGTEFGAGYAAAQDRLWLMDLFRHVGRGELSSFAGGAAANRGLEQEFWKQAPYTEADLQSQVDQLADSGGARGQQALADAQAYVDGINSYITASKNGRYFPGEYVLTGHVDAITNAGAIEPFKLTDLIALASVVGALFGTGGGGEVQSALSLLAAQQQYGVAEGTKVWESFRERDDPEATATVHDGTGFPYAGEPATAKGQALPDAGSVVAEPLVYDATGGATQATTSSPGVLPGNLFSTKKGMSNALVVSGAHTASGHPVAVFGPQTGYFAPQLLMLQELQGPGISARGASFAGLGMYIELGRGQDYAWSATSASQDVTDTYAVELCQDATHYIFHGSCVAMEKLERTNSWKPTLADTTAAGSYRMQVWRTAYGPVEYRATVGGKAVAYTQLRSSYRHEADSILGFQELNDPGFVHDAASFQKAARDINYTFNWFYADSRQTAYYNSGTNPVRADGVDASFPVWAQAAYDWRGWDPVANTATYTPPAQHPQSVDQDYYVSWNNKQAPGYTSAGFGNGAVHRADLLDDRVKALVRTGGVTRSALVKAMDDAALTDLRGEDVLPELLQVINRAPVTDPQEAAAVQQLTAWSAAGTKRHETSPGSHTYADADAIRVMDAWWPLLVQGEFQPGLGGGLYTALTADLTVDESPSAGHGPTGSHAGSAFQYGWWSYVDKDIRQVLGVPVAGPLARTYCGGGQPAACRDVLLTTLKQAAAVPATTVYPGDDGCGAGDQWCADSIVQRPLGGITDDRISWQNRPTYQQVVEFPAHR
- a CDS encoding TetR/AcrR family transcriptional regulator, with amino-acid sequence MARSTTSDDGGTGTAAGTGSGAAVPERLLAEATRLFAERGYDRTSVQEIVEAAGVTKGALYHYFGSKDDLLHEIYARVLRLQTERLDTIAARDTEVPERLAEAAADVVVTSIQNLDDTKIFFRSMHQLSPEKQKVVRAERRRYHERFRSLVEEGQRDGHFRPGLRPDLVVDFFFGSVHHLGTWYHADGPLSAEQVATEFSDLLLHSVRQP
- a CDS encoding serine-threonine protein kinase, encoding MAVASVQPYWDLTFDADGDADAGQRDALLAHAGERTDLVLFSHGWNNDLSTASALYDRFYGLFPALLSDAPGLRLGYAGVHWPSMRFTDEPIPDFPHTAAGPGADLATLKRVLPGHDATVDRIAELLARRPADPAALDEFAARVRTLTGCSLPRAAALAQDAGGTEAAALPALLTDDPGTVCAALGDAVAEVHGAEELFGGLDAIGGKVWSGARELLRQATYFAMKGRAGTVGRAGLGPLIGLLAARAPGTRVHLVGHSFGARLVSFALAGLPPEARNVASVTLLQGAFSHSAYSPDGALHGLQSRVDGPVVACHSTHDQALGVFYPLASRLSGDDRSLLGDDRWGALGHDGFRGLPDAPSVPLATALNTPFASGRCTSVDASAVVRSGGPPSGAHNDICHPELAALTLRAAALL
- a CDS encoding AMP-binding protein, with amino-acid sequence MSGYADQPWLQFFTEEQRADTDYPPSVLHGFLAAARSGPDRRALAYFDGGLTYGELDALSDGLARHLAARGFAPGDRLAVMLQNVPQFAVALLAAWKAGGAVIPVNPMYKQRELAHILTDAGAAALVCSERAWQEYVRDTAASSPVRIALTACELDLQTRDDPRVLTAGRLPADDAEDLLAAARAAAGPRPDVPLPAVGDTALVSYTSGTSGRPKGALNTHGNISFNAHRQIRVQELPADAVVFALAPLFHITGMVCQLSAGLAAGHTVALAYRFEPGVVLDAFREHRPAYTVGPATAFMALLARPDATADDFASFQLISSGGAPLPPAVVESFRVRSGGRYLANGYGLTECTAPCASVPPGYEAPVDPVSGTLAVGVPGPGTMVRILDDTGAELPFGEAGEIAVSGPMVVPGYWNQPAESQAAIPGGELHTGDIGFMDTDGWLYVVDRKKDMISASGFKVWPREVEDVLYTHPEVREAAVVGVPDAYRGESVKAYVSLRPGATADPAELVAYCKERLAAYKYPREIEVLGELPKTATGKILRRELKATAG
- a CDS encoding NADPH:quinone oxidoreductase family protein, whose product is MKAWRVHHNGEPLEAMRLDEVPTPEPGPGEVLLRVRAAGVNFPDAMLCRGEYQIRPPLPFTPGVEMCGEIAALGSGVTGLAVGARVISPAALPGGAFAEYAVVPAAGVLPAPEALDDAEAAVLHIGYQTGWFGLHRRAALQPGETLLVHAAAGGVGSAAVQLGKAAGATVIGVVGGPEKAEAARGLGADLVVDRHAEDFVAVVKEATGGRGADVVYDPVGGDAYTRSTKCIAFEGRIVVVGFAGGTVPAPGLNHALVKNYAILGLHWGLYAAREPAAVRRAHDELTRLAAAGAVRPLVSARLPLTAAADAVTRVSAGLTTGRLALHP